The stretch of DNA TCAATGAAGGAAATTGTTTACAAAGGGTAATTTTAACACTATTCTGTTCCTACTTTAACATTGGGATTGTACCTTTACATTTGGTTCACTGATAAAATGGGTTATTTTATTTATCTGCCCATAAAATAATCAGAGAGGTTATGTTTTAAGATGACCTCAAGCTATTCTCTCAATAGAAACCAATTCTCCTGTAATAGAAAACTGCACCGTGATTTCCCCCAAGTAAATAAATATAAATACCGACAGCACAAGCTTTCCTCGGAAAACACTACTTTAGAGCTTGTTTAGAGGTCACCCTTTGGGCTAAAAAACATCTCTTTTTTGCTGATACTGCGTTGCTTTCTTCGTCCGTACCTATGGGTATGCACTTCAAAAAGCGCCTTGTCTCATCAAAAAATGGCCGCTTTTTATCTCCAAAAGCGACCTCCAAACAAGCTCTTAGACGCAAACATGTCAAGTTCGAAGCATAAATGCCAGACCCATGAATATAAAAAAGTGGTTTCATAAACACGGTACAATAGCCTTTATAATATGTGGAGGCTTTTCCTTTCTTTATAGTCCTATCATAAAGGCCCAGGACCCCTCCTTCTCTCAATATTTTAACAATCGACTCTATTTTAACCCTGCATATGCCGGCATTGACGGGGCTTTGAATTTTTCGGCAGGTTATAGAAAACAGTGGAGTAAAATCCCTGGCGGTTTTACCACCCAATTTGTCAGTGTAGAAGATTTTGAGTCTTGTTTTAACAGTGGCATTGGGTTGTATTTGATGCAAGATACGGAAGGAGAGGGCATCCTTAGAACCCAAATGGCTGCTTTTAGTTATGCCTATGTGGTGCCTATCCGACAAGGAAAAACTTTGCATAACATAAGATTAGGCATTTCACCCTATTGGATGCAAAAGGATATAGACTGGAGTCGATTGACTTTCTCCGACCAGCTCGATCCAAAGGAAGGAGCCATCTATCCTACCCAATTTCAGCCTTTTGAAGACATCCCCGTTAATTTTGGCGGGATAAATGCAGGTTTTGTATATCGAAGGGATAAACCAACCAAATGGAAAGACGATTCTCAGTTGGAAATAGGTTTAGCCGTCAACCACCTATTAAATGTAAAGTTTAATACGGGGCCCATTGAATCCCTACAGGGGCTTGATACGGGACTTTACCCTAGAATAAGCGCTTTTTTAGGGTTTTATCATCCGCTCTTTCGGATGACGAATAAGCGATATGTATTTTATCTTACCCCTCAGGCAAAATACGAACGACAAGGGCAGTTGCAGGCGACCACCCTAGGCGCCAATATTCGATATGAAACCATTAGCATCGGGTTGTTTTACCAAAACTCAACGCCGTTTTCCGATTGGCAAAACACCAATGCTTTTGTCGCCTATCTAGGCTTGTCACTGCCGCTGGCGGACGATCAGTTGCTCGATATTGGTTTAAGTTATGACACTAACGCTGGCGGATTGCGCAGCAGAACAGGCGGTGTATTTGAGCTTACACTTAAATACCTTATCGACAATAATGGCCTTTTTTGTAAGTTATTTGATATGGGGAATGCAGAAAGTCGCATACATTGCCCCCCTGTCGGCCAACCGGCCAAGCGCCGATTTCGGCAGTCAAAATAACAAAGAATAATTACCAAAAACTAAGCAGATACACATGTCCAAACGAGTTAAATATACCCTCTGCTGTCTTTTTGTACTAATTGGCTTTAAGCATACGGTATGGAGTCAATGCTCTGGCGCAAGGATGGATGCCAATTACGAATTATTGACCAACGATATTTGTGAAGGAGAGCTCATCCCTGTTGCTAATGCGACAGATGTGGGCGGCAATACGAATGTGATTTATATTTGGGATTGGGGAGATGGGAAAAAAGATACTTTATATAGCAGAAAGGATACGTCGCATATTTATATTTTTGAAGACCTGGATGTTTGTAGTACGCCAGGTGGGGAAGCTTCCGTCAGCCTTCGTTTGGACGCCATCGTGCCCGATTGCCCACAACTGAGTCACTTTGTGATAAAACCTATCTTTATAAAACTCAAGCCTAAAGCCTTTTTTAATGCGCCTGAATTCCTTTGTACACCTGACCTAACGGTTGATTTTCAGAACCAAAGCTGTAGTCCCGATCCGGAGACGACTTATCTATGGAATTTTGACGACCCAGCATCCGGAAATAATACTTCGACGGAGGAGTCCCCTTCCCATACGTTTAGTGGACCAGGTTTTTACACCGTTCGTTTAACGACTAATGGTTTCTGTGGAATAGCCACCTACAACCAAACGATAGCCGTGTATGATAGTCCAAAAGCCGATGCAACTTTTGAATTTACACCGCTAAATGGTTGCACACCTGTCAATATTCGCCTGCGCAACCGATCTCAATTTGCTACTAACTTTAACTGGAGTTTTTCGCCTGCGAATAATGGGTTTTATATAAATGAAACAGATGAATTTTCAGAAGAGCCAGAAATCAGGGTGACCGGCCCAGGTCAATACATTTTTCAATTAAAAGCAAGAAACATTTGTGGAGAGGATACCTGGCGGGATACCCTGGAATTATTTGAAGCGCCTACGGTAAATCTGCAACCCGTATTGCCAGGCTGTGAAAGCGTAACGGTCAATTTTGCTAACCATGTCACGTATACGGGCTCCGTTTTTGAATATCGATGGACTTTTCAAAATGGTCAACCCGCCACCTCCACGGAGGCTAAGCCTAGTGGTGTCGTTTTTGATACTCCAGGTACCCACCAAGTCATTGTGCAAGCCATCAATAATGTTTGTGGATCAATAGCTGATACCATTCAGATAGTGGTGCAAAGTCGAGAGGCGGTTGCTATTCAAACCCCCGCACCTAACACTACATTTTGTACCAGTGATAACCCCCTTAGCTTTGCGGCTACACCCCCTGGCGGCCAATGGTCCGGCCCGGGAATCAACCCTGCAGGTGTCTTTAATCCCGCGAGTGCAGGTGTGGGCAGACACACCCTGACCTACCGGTTTGGGAATGGTGTTTGCAGCTCAGAGAATTCGGTAGAAATAGAAGTTTTTCAAGCACCGGGTGTTAGTTTAGCAGCCGAGGCGGCGGTCTGCGAAAGCTTGAATTATACACCCAATGTGAGTTATGTTTCAGAAGAATTTATTAATAGTTATAGGTGGACCTTTGAGAATGGCTCTATTTCGTCATCTACTGCGGCATTTCCGACCGACATTTTATTTAACACCTCAGGTTGGGTGACGGTAGAGATAGGAAGCAATTGTGGCTTGATCGTTGATTCTACTTTTATAGAAGTGCAAGCGCCTGCAAATTTGCAGATAACGCCACCTGTTGGGGCCATTTGTAATACCTCCAGCCCGTTTACCCTGGCCGTCACGCCCGCTGGCGGCAATTGGTCGGGTCCTGGTGTTACAGCAGCCGGTGTTTTCGACCCCGGGCAAGCGGGACCAGGCAGCCATGTATTGACCTACACCTTTGTGCAGGGCGCCTGCAACCAAAGTGAAACCTTGGCAATAGAGGTATTAGCCGCCGCTGCTGTAAGCGTAGAAACGGATGTGCTGGTCTGCGAAGATGGACCCGTTTACAACCTGGATTTTACTCCATTTGGTGGGACCTGGAGCGGAAGCGTTGGATTAGTTGATCCAGCATTAGGACAATTTGATCCAAAACAAGTCACGCCTGGCAACCTCACCCTGACCTATACCTTTCCAGATGCCAATGGTTGTGTTGTCACGCGAGATGCATCGATCACGGTTCAGGCGTTACCGACCATCGGATTACCGTCATCGGTCACCTTTTGCCGAACGGATGCAATCATTAATTTACCAGCTCAGGTGGGCCTAAGCCTGAACCCTCCCGGGGGAACAACGCAGTGGACGGGGCCTGGGATCATTGATGAAGCCAATGGCATCTTTAAAAGCTCCGTGGGTGAAGCGCAAAATAGAGACGAATTTGACGTGATGCTCACTTATACCCAAGGCGCTTGTGTTGTATCAACGGAAATGGAAATAATTTTGGCCGAACCCCAAATAGCAGAAGCAGGGAATGACTTTACGATTTGTGTTGACGAAGGAACCGTTCAACTGCTTGGTTCGCCCGTAGGAGGAAGATGGTCAGGACCCGGCATTGATGCCGTATCTGGAGAAATAAACCTTCAGGCAGCAGGAGGTGGACGCTTTGATTATACCTATACCTTTTCGCCAGGAACGAGTTGCGAAGTAAGTGACCAGGTAGAAGTTTCCATTATCGATTTATCGGGTGTGGATGCAGGGGATGATTTTTCTATTTGTCAGGGCGCAGGCGTAATGGCGTTATCAGGGTTTACCCCATTGGGTGGCAGATGGCGAGGGCCTGGAATTATTGATTCAATTAATGGACTATTCAATCCTGGCATTTTGCAAGGCGGAGAAATTTATTCGTTGGAATATACCGTTGAAAATGAAGAAGTAGGCTGTGCCGCTACAGATCGGGTTACTGTTAATATTTTCCCCGTTCCGGAGGCTGCCTTTCAGGTGATTGGTACAACTTGTTTGAATGAACCCATTGTATTGGAGAACAATTCGGTTTCCGTTTGTTCTTATGCCTGGGATTTTGGCGACGGGGGAACCTCTACGGAGGAAGTTCCGCAACACACCTATACCGTAATTGGTGATTACACCATTACCCTCACCATTACTTCATGTGATGGCTGTATCGATGTTTTTCGGCGAAATGTTTCCGTTACAATTCCCCCTAGTGCCGCGTTTACGCCAGACCTAAGAGAAGGTTGTGCAGTATTGGAAGTCAATTTTGAGAATGAAAGCTTGGGCGTAGGGGTGACCTACAACTGGGATTTTGGCGATGGCCAACTGAGCGATTTGGCTGATCCGGGTACCATCTTTTTTCAACAAGGTCGAGATGATACGACCTATGTAGTGACACTTACAGCGACCAACGGCTGTGGCGCGGTCCAGGATATTGATTCCATCACGGTTTTTCCAAAACCTATTGTAGACTTTGGTACCGATATTGATGACGGTTGCTCTCCTTTGCAGATTCGATTTGCAAACATAACTGCTGGTAATCCCGATAATTTCTTTTGGAATTTAGGGAATGGCGTGATGTCAAGAGATTCTATTCCACCGGATCAAAAATATACGACGAGTGATTCTACCTTCACGATTTATACGATTAGTTTAACCGCTACGAATGAATGCGGAGCGGATACGCTCTCCCGCGAAATCCTCGTAAAGCCCAACGATGTAGATCCTTTTTTCAATATTGATACGACCAGTGGATGTCAGCCACTTGAAGTTCATTTTACCAATTTCTCTACTCCTGGGGCGGCTGTTAGTTGGAACTTTGGTGATGGTAATTTTTCAAACCAGGCGAGTCCAACCCATATTTATGATACCCTTGGCACCTTTACTGTTTTTCAGTATGTTAATAATGGTTGTAGTTTTGACACGGCCAGTATCAAGGTGCGTGTATTTCCAGCACCTGAGGTATCTTTCACTCATCAAGCCACCGCTTGTATCGGGGAACGGGTCTTGTTTCAAAATACAGCTCCAGATGTGGGCGCTGCAGAATGGGACTTTGGAGATGGCGACATTTCGCTACTCGTTTCGCCCGAGCATGCCTTTGACTCGGCGGGCACCTATACGGTTACCCTTACCGTTTATTCCTCGACCGACAATTGCCCTTCGAGCATTAGTAGTACGATTGTGATATTGCCCAATCCTGTCGCTGACTTTGTGCCTTCGGACACCGACGGCTGTTTACCTTTTTCCGTCTGTTTTACCAATACCAGTCAGGGGGCAGCCTATTACGGATGGTCCTTTGGCGATGGAGAGGGAAGTGTAGAGCAAAACCCATGTCATACTTATTATGAACCGGGGAATTTTTCAGTTACCTTAAAAAGTACAGATGCTAATGGTTGCTTTACGGACATTGCCGTATTCAATGTCCAGGCTTATGAATTGCCGGAAAGTGCCTTTACGCCTCAGAAAACGCAATATTGCGATATTGATGAACCGATCAACCTGATTAACCAATCTCAAAGGGCGGCTGCTTATCAATGGGATTTTGGCGATGGCAATACGGGGGTACAGACCAGTCCCATTATCTACTATGCGGACACGGGGCGTTATGATATCACCTTGATTGCACTCAACGCCTTTGGTTGTAGCGATACCACGACGCACTCGATTGGTGTCAATTTTCAACCTGCTGCCTTTTTTGGGCCAAGGCGCTTTGAGATATGCGAACGCAACACCTTTGTTTTGGAAAACACGTCTCTCAATGCCAATCAATTCTTATGGGATTTTGGTGATGGTAATACCTCAACAGCTGAACAACCTGCTTATGAATATTCCACCCAAGGGGTGTATAGTTTAAAATTGGTCGTCAATTACAACGATTTGTGTTTTGATAGTTTGGTCGTCCCCAATGCGGTGCGGGTCATTCGAGGGCCCATCGCAGATTTTACCTGGCAAGAAGATCCTACTTTCGGCCCGGGGGGATTGATCCGTTTCATGAATCGATCCATTGATGCCGATGCTTTTTTCTGGGATTTCGGTGATGGCGAAGTGTCCGAAGAGTCTGATCCGCGCCATGAATACGAGGATAATGGCACCTGGGAGGCCCTGCTGGTGGCTTTCCATCCCAATGGCTGTACAGACACCACCTCAGCGGTAGTTTCCCCCGGTTTGTTCTTTAATTTTTCCGCCCCCAATGCCTTCTCCCCAGAAAGTGGCATTGGCGATGTAAAATACTTTAAACCGGCAGGGGTTGGGATAAAAGAATTGCATCTGCAAGTGTTTTCAGCCTGGGGAGAACTGCTTTGGGAATCTAAAGAACTGGATGGAGAACAACCTGGAGCATACTGGGATGGGATGTACAAAGGGAAATTTGCCCCCCAAGGCGCCTATGCCTGGAAAGCATCCATAACCTACATCAATGATATCAGGGAAGTAAAGATGGGATCGGTGATTTTGCTCCGCTAGCGCATCACCTATTGGCGATCCTTCCGGTATCTTCACTAGTGAGGGTGTAAATCTCGACCTTTTGCTTTTTACCTTTTAACTCATAAATCCCCATCCTTTTCGGTGCCAAATCGTGAGGGGGGAGATTGAGTTTATCAAGCAAGGTTTTGGATAAAAGGATGCGTGTTTCGTATTTATGGCAAAGATTAATGATCCGGGAGGTGGTATTTAGCACATCGCCAGAATAGACAATATCTTTTTTGATCACACCAATTTCACCGGAAGTGACCATTCCACAATGCAGTCCTGCCTTGAAGTGAGGGATTTCACCATATTTCTCGATATAGCGCGGGCCATTTTTCTGGATGGCTTCCTGCATCCAATAAAAACAACGAATGCAATTGGCACGGTGAACGCCCCTTTTAATAGGCCAGGAAATGACAATTTCATCTCCAACGTACTGGTATATTTCACCGCCTGTATCAATGATGGAGTTGGTAATGTCTCTGAAAAAATCATTCAGCAAGTTGAAAAACCGGATATGTCCTAAACGCTCAGCCATGGCTGTGGAGGCATTGATGTCGGCAAACAAAAAGACCCGCTCTTCCTCCAGCGGGCGATGGTAGCGCCCCGTGAGGAGCTTACCCAAAACGCCTGGGCCATATTTATCATTGACGTGCAGAAAAACGACCGTAAGAAAGGTAATAATCGTCCAAAAAATGAGGTTTTTGCCATAGACCCCATTGCGCAAAATATTCTGGGTACCTTCAATTACCTTTGGCGAGAAGGGAGACGAATGCAATTCAACACTAAGGAAAAGATCATAAAATAAAGCACTAAATAAAAAATTTAGCGCAGAAATAACAATACTATTAAACAGCAGCGCAGCCCCAAAAGACTTGGTGCGGAAGAGATCCCTGAGGTAAAATAGTAAAATGGCACCCGACAGGAGCGCCGTGATAAAAGCAGAGATGGTCGTTACCCAAAAATAGCTACTAAATTGGTATACGTCTGTAGGGGTGAAGTAATCACTAATAGCTAGGGCCTGTGTATTCAATGCATCCAGTGCTCCGGCCATTGTCCAGAATAAAGCAATCCAAAGGATTTGTACAACCCTTCTTTTCGTTCGTCCCTTTAGTAGAAGGTTCATTAAATTTAGGCAGTAAGTTATCACAAAGTAATGAAAACAGCGTTGAAGAGGTAATGATAACTAAATTTAGATGAAAATAATTCCGGTAGAATGGAATGGAGGTCGAAATAAGCTAGCGGAATTGATTCAGGTTATGTAGTTTTGCAAAATGCAAGAATACCTATTTAATATAGATACTGCGCTGATTACCAAGCGCGCCGTGGTACGTCGATTCCGCGAAAATGACGGCGAGCAATTGTATGACCTGATCCAAACCAACCGAAGTTACCTGGAAGACGCCTTCCCGTTGACCGTAGCTGATACCAGCTCCAAAGAAAAAGCGGAATGGTTTGTCCGTGTTCGAATCGCCAAATGGTTGCTACAGGAAGAGTATTGCTTCGGCGTTTGGGACAATGATTCGGCTAAGCTCATAGGTTTTATCCGCCTGTTCCGCATCGACTGGCGCATCCCCAAATCGGAGATCGGCTTTTTTGTCGACCGCGACTTCAGCGGCAAGGGCATCATGACCGAAGTGCTGCTCACCATCATCCGCTTCGCCTTCGGCCAACTCAAGCTCGAAAAGATCAGCCTCCGCACCGCCATGGACAACTACGCTTCTCAGCGCCTGGCCCGCAAATGTGGCTTTGGCCGCGAAGGCGACCTCCGCGCCGACTTCAAGAAAACCAGCGGCGAAGTGATCGACGTCATGATGCTGGGGCTGACGCGGGGGGAGTGGGAGAAGATTTGAGGGGTGGATTATTTACCGAGAAAAGCGTCGATATAGGGTATGAAATCATCTAATTGTTCTACCTGCGGAACCCCATACCGCTCGCAAACAATATCGACATTGCCTTTTCGCCAAAATCCTTCTGGACAGCAGACCACCAGTTTTTTCGATTGTGCATAAAGACCCAACTCTAAAAGACTTATTGGTGATTGTGTACTCGGATCGAAATACATGATAATTAGATCGGCAACTTCCAAGCCTTCTAATTCCCATTCCACTTGTTCCCTAAAAGGTTCAAATGCCTTAATTTGCTGCCAGGATGAATCCCAACTCTCTCGCCTTGGATTGAGGATGGTAAAGGACGTATTTGAAAGTTGGTCCGTTAAATAGTCTTGCCATTTTTGAGCCTTGTCTTGGGCGATGCTACCTGCCAGGAAAATACTGGCGGTCGATACCTCAATCGGGTGAGGTGGTTTAATCATTATCATGTCAGCGGTTTTGCTATTTTTTAAAGATACCATTTTCCCCGCCCACTTCCGAACAAACCGTCCGATATCAAACACCTCATTACTTTTATTTATTCAATAACTAGCTGATTTATAACGTTTTATTCTTTGGCACGCTCCTTGGATGACCTATGGTGTGGCTAGTGGTTTTTTTTGGACGTGGAGGTATTGGAGGGAAAGAGGTAGTGTAGGTTTGGGGCAAGCCTCAGCGATACAGGAGGTATTGAAATTGCCATTTTAATTCTATTGTGGCTAGTGGTTTTTTTTTGGACGTGGAGATATTGGAGGGAAAGAGATAATGGAGATGTAATTGGACTTTGGACGTTCATGGGGTTGAAATCGGACTACCTTTGGTAGTTAAAAGGTTGGAAGAAAGATGGTAGAACTCTTATTTTCCGACTTCCGACTTCCCACTTCTAATAGGGAAACCTAGGGATTTCCAAAAGCGCCTAAAGGAACTAAATCCCTCCAATCCCTCCACACCTCCACTACCTCCACGTCCAAAAAATCCAGTCCACAATTCAGCAAAAAAATACACATGGACAAAGACATCGATCCACGCATTATCAAGCAACAGAGGAGAAAACGCATCTGGTTTTTTCTGTTACTACTCCTCGTCGTGATAGCGGCGCTCTGGGGGCTGCGGCGCGTGCTGAGCACTCAGGTGGACGCGGGCCGCCTCCGCACCGCCACAGCCGAGATCGGGCGCATCGACAATACCCTCAACGCCTCCGGAGAGGTCATCCCGGCCTTCGAGCAGGTGATTACAGCGCCCATCCGGGCAGAGGTGCGGGAGGTGCTGGTGAGCGTAGGCAGCCAGGTAGACATTGGAACGCCCATACTGGCACTGGACAAATCATTCACCGAATTGGAATATGAGAAACTGAAGCAGGAATTGGAATTGAAACGAAATAGCATCACCAAGCTGCGCTTTCAGTTGGAGAAAACGCTCTTCGATTTGCAAATTACAGATTCAATAAAGGCACTGCGGATAAATCAATTGCAAGCTGAGTTGGACAATTCGATTCGATTGGAGTCTATCGGTGGAGGAACGAAGGAGAGCGTCGATAAAGCAGGCCTTGACCTCAAAATAGCAAAGCTGGAAAAGCAGCAGCTGGAGAACGACCTCCGCCTCCAGGAAAAGTCAACGATCACTGATTTACGGGAATTAGAAATTCAATCCAATATACAGTCGAATGCCATTCGGGAGATGGAGGAGAAGCTCAAGCGGGCAGATATTGTGGCCAAACGGCCTGGTGTACTGACCTGGGTGAACGAAAACATTGGCTCAACCGTGAGTGAAGGGGAGTCGCTGGCTCGAATTGCTGATTTAAAATCTTATAAAGTACTTGGTACCTGCTCAGATCTTTATGCGGAGCGCCTGCGGGTGGGGATGGCCGTCTTGATTCGCCTGACGGACGAGGATAAGGTGCAGGGCTCGATTAGCAATATCCGCCCTTCTGTGGAGAATAATGTGATCACTTTTGATATCCAGTTGGAGGAAAGCAATCATCCGATGTTGCGGCCCAATCAGCGGGTGGAGGTCTTTATCGTTACCGCCTCTAAAAGCAATATCGTGCGGGTGGCAAATGGGCCGGCCTTCAAGGACTTGGCGCAGCAGTACGTGTTTGTGCTAAAAGACGGGATGGCGGAACGCCGAAGGGTAAATGTAGGTATGACGAATTTTGACTTCGTGGAGATAGAAGGCGGCATAGAAGTGGGGGAGGAGGTGATTATTAGTGATATGACCCGGTATGAGCATTTGGAGGTGGTGGAGGTGAAGTGATGGATTGTTTCAGATGTGAAAATTTGATCTAACGCTGCGTTCTTTGTCCAAAATTATTTTGTTCAATAGTATGTAGAAGCAGGTGGTTTTCTATTCAATTATTTGTTTTTCAGTGTTTTGTAGTGAAGGTGACTCTTGGTGTTGCCTTCGTCGACTTACTTTTTTTCTATCGCAAAAAAAAGTAAGCAAAAAAAGCTCGGCGAAATAAACTCCTCCGTCAAACAGTATTTCGCCCAGCCACCCGCGCTTCTGTGTCGCTGAAAGGACTTATGCAAAAAGAAGTGTCATGAAAATTTAGCCGTTAATATTCCGTGGGTAGTTTGTGACAATTTTTTTTCTTGGACATAGAGTTATCGATGGTTTAAAAGTAATGGAAGTGATTGGGGGACTGGCCTTATTCATTTTAGTGGAGAAAGTGCCGAAAATCCGTTTAAAACAGAATACTGTTTGAGCAAACCAAATACCACGAATGAAACAAAAGGACAAGGTAATCAAAATACTTCAGGCAAGACAAAAATCCAAAGTGCGAGTTTATTCGGTTTAGGATTTTCGACGCTTTCGCAGCGTTAAAAATGAATAGAGCCTAGATTTTCCCGACCTGAAGGTACGGGACACGTTTGGTCCTTTTTCATCATGGAAAAAGGACAAAGCAAAACTAAAGCCTTGTTCCAGAGCTATTGAGGGAATAAGGAGGCAACGTGAGTCCTCCCATAAAAGGGGTAAAAAATTATATAAAAGAGTTACGCAGAGGAGCCGAGACCGCAGAGAACGTGCCAGGGTCTATTTTTCGACCTTTTCGCCTGCAACTCAATGCTGAAGCTATACAATCAATAAAAAATTGAAATGCGAACAATCTATATAATCCTACTATTCCTCCTTACCTCCACCTTGGCCAGCACCCAAGTAGGAGAAGAAATCACCCAACAGACGTTGCAAGCAACTATCCAATGGGCGCAGGAGGCGTCCATTGCCGCGCGGCGGGCAGCCACCTTGCAAACGACGCGCTATTGGGAATTTCGGTCCTTTCAGGCCAATTATAAGCCGCAAGTACAGCTCAATGGCGTTTTGCCTGGTTTTACGCGCTCCTT from Saprospiraceae bacterium encodes:
- a CDS encoding GNAT family protein codes for the protein MQEYLFNIDTALITKRAVVRRFRENDGEQLYDLIQTNRSYLEDAFPLTVADTSSKEKAEWFVRVRIAKWLLQEEYCFGVWDNDSAKLIGFIRLFRIDWRIPKSEIGFFVDRDFSGKGIMTEVLLTIIRFAFGQLKLEKISLRTAMDNYASQRLARKCGFGREGDLRADFKKTSGEVIDVMMLGLTRGEWEKI
- a CDS encoding PKD domain-containing protein, with the translated sequence MSKRVKYTLCCLFVLIGFKHTVWSQCSGARMDANYELLTNDICEGELIPVANATDVGGNTNVIYIWDWGDGKKDTLYSRKDTSHIYIFEDLDVCSTPGGEASVSLRLDAIVPDCPQLSHFVIKPIFIKLKPKAFFNAPEFLCTPDLTVDFQNQSCSPDPETTYLWNFDDPASGNNTSTEESPSHTFSGPGFYTVRLTTNGFCGIATYNQTIAVYDSPKADATFEFTPLNGCTPVNIRLRNRSQFATNFNWSFSPANNGFYINETDEFSEEPEIRVTGPGQYIFQLKARNICGEDTWRDTLELFEAPTVNLQPVLPGCESVTVNFANHVTYTGSVFEYRWTFQNGQPATSTEAKPSGVVFDTPGTHQVIVQAINNVCGSIADTIQIVVQSREAVAIQTPAPNTTFCTSDNPLSFAATPPGGQWSGPGINPAGVFNPASAGVGRHTLTYRFGNGVCSSENSVEIEVFQAPGVSLAAEAAVCESLNYTPNVSYVSEEFINSYRWTFENGSISSSTAAFPTDILFNTSGWVTVEIGSNCGLIVDSTFIEVQAPANLQITPPVGAICNTSSPFTLAVTPAGGNWSGPGVTAAGVFDPGQAGPGSHVLTYTFVQGACNQSETLAIEVLAAAAVSVETDVLVCEDGPVYNLDFTPFGGTWSGSVGLVDPALGQFDPKQVTPGNLTLTYTFPDANGCVVTRDASITVQALPTIGLPSSVTFCRTDAIINLPAQVGLSLNPPGGTTQWTGPGIIDEANGIFKSSVGEAQNRDEFDVMLTYTQGACVVSTEMEIILAEPQIAEAGNDFTICVDEGTVQLLGSPVGGRWSGPGIDAVSGEINLQAAGGGRFDYTYTFSPGTSCEVSDQVEVSIIDLSGVDAGDDFSICQGAGVMALSGFTPLGGRWRGPGIIDSINGLFNPGILQGGEIYSLEYTVENEEVGCAATDRVTVNIFPVPEAAFQVIGTTCLNEPIVLENNSVSVCSYAWDFGDGGTSTEEVPQHTYTVIGDYTITLTITSCDGCIDVFRRNVSVTIPPSAAFTPDLREGCAVLEVNFENESLGVGVTYNWDFGDGQLSDLADPGTIFFQQGRDDTTYVVTLTATNGCGAVQDIDSITVFPKPIVDFGTDIDDGCSPLQIRFANITAGNPDNFFWNLGNGVMSRDSIPPDQKYTTSDSTFTIYTISLTATNECGADTLSREILVKPNDVDPFFNIDTTSGCQPLEVHFTNFSTPGAAVSWNFGDGNFSNQASPTHIYDTLGTFTVFQYVNNGCSFDTASIKVRVFPAPEVSFTHQATACIGERVLFQNTAPDVGAAEWDFGDGDISLLVSPEHAFDSAGTYTVTLTVYSSTDNCPSSISSTIVILPNPVADFVPSDTDGCLPFSVCFTNTSQGAAYYGWSFGDGEGSVEQNPCHTYYEPGNFSVTLKSTDANGCFTDIAVFNVQAYELPESAFTPQKTQYCDIDEPINLINQSQRAAAYQWDFGDGNTGVQTSPIIYYADTGRYDITLIALNAFGCSDTTTHSIGVNFQPAAFFGPRRFEICERNTFVLENTSLNANQFLWDFGDGNTSTAEQPAYEYSTQGVYSLKLVVNYNDLCFDSLVVPNAVRVIRGPIADFTWQEDPTFGPGGLIRFMNRSIDADAFFWDFGDGEVSEESDPRHEYEDNGTWEALLVAFHPNGCTDTTSAVVSPGLFFNFSAPNAFSPESGIGDVKYFKPAGVGIKELHLQVFSAWGELLWESKELDGEQPGAYWDGMYKGKFAPQGAYAWKASITYINDIREVKMGSVILLR
- a CDS encoding nucleoside 2-deoxyribosyltransferase domain-containing protein, producing the protein MIMIKPPHPIEVSTASIFLAGSIAQDKAQKWQDYLTDQLSNTSFTILNPRRESWDSSWQQIKAFEPFREQVEWELEGLEVADLIIMYFDPSTQSPISLLELGLYAQSKKLVVCCPEGFWRKGNVDIVCERYGVPQVEQLDDFIPYIDAFLGK
- a CDS encoding PorP/SprF family type IX secretion system membrane protein; amino-acid sequence: MNIKKWFHKHGTIAFIICGGFSFLYSPIIKAQDPSFSQYFNNRLYFNPAYAGIDGALNFSAGYRKQWSKIPGGFTTQFVSVEDFESCFNSGIGLYLMQDTEGEGILRTQMAAFSYAYVVPIRQGKTLHNIRLGISPYWMQKDIDWSRLTFSDQLDPKEGAIYPTQFQPFEDIPVNFGGINAGFVYRRDKPTKWKDDSQLEIGLAVNHLLNVKFNTGPIESLQGLDTGLYPRISAFLGFYHPLFRMTNKRYVFYLTPQAKYERQGQLQATTLGANIRYETISIGLFYQNSTPFSDWQNTNAFVAYLGLSLPLADDQLLDIGLSYDTNAGGLRSRTGGVFELTLKYLIDNNGLFCKLFDMGNAESRIHCPPVGQPAKRRFRQSK
- a CDS encoding adenylate/guanylate cyclase domain-containing protein is translated as MNLLLKGRTKRRVVQILWIALFWTMAGALDALNTQALAISDYFTPTDVYQFSSYFWVTTISAFITALLSGAILLFYLRDLFRTKSFGAALLFNSIVISALNFLFSALFYDLFLSVELHSSPFSPKVIEGTQNILRNGVYGKNLIFWTIITFLTVVFLHVNDKYGPGVLGKLLTGRYHRPLEEERVFLFADINASTAMAERLGHIRFFNLLNDFFRDITNSIIDTGGEIYQYVGDEIVISWPIKRGVHRANCIRCFYWMQEAIQKNGPRYIEKYGEIPHFKAGLHCGMVTSGEIGVIKKDIVYSGDVLNTTSRIINLCHKYETRILLSKTLLDKLNLPPHDLAPKRMGIYELKGKKQKVEIYTLTSEDTGRIANR
- a CDS encoding HlyD family efflux transporter periplasmic adaptor subunit, producing MDKDIDPRIIKQQRRKRIWFFLLLLLVVIAALWGLRRVLSTQVDAGRLRTATAEIGRIDNTLNASGEVIPAFEQVITAPIRAEVREVLVSVGSQVDIGTPILALDKSFTELEYEKLKQELELKRNSITKLRFQLEKTLFDLQITDSIKALRINQLQAELDNSIRLESIGGGTKESVDKAGLDLKIAKLEKQQLENDLRLQEKSTITDLRELEIQSNIQSNAIREMEEKLKRADIVAKRPGVLTWVNENIGSTVSEGESLARIADLKSYKVLGTCSDLYAERLRVGMAVLIRLTDEDKVQGSISNIRPSVENNVITFDIQLEESNHPMLRPNQRVEVFIVTASKSNIVRVANGPAFKDLAQQYVFVLKDGMAERRRVNVGMTNFDFVEIEGGIEVGEEVIISDMTRYEHLEVVEVK